The proteins below come from a single Drosophila kikkawai strain 14028-0561.14 chromosome 3R, DkikHiC1v2, whole genome shotgun sequence genomic window:
- the LOC138928690 gene encoding uncharacterized protein, translating to MRVFMRQTHLEFQSLAAGFKELSTRFQKAEHHFKSLKLLNPECPLMQFTPRAKPAAVDNGSGDDASSITTSMVEDLVRPLDQQPVNVVQASTAGTPRRWAEPWVKLYAAPKRTRDPASPTSSQRTTPAKKSKASEEAASLQDLQELGKLLQEVSTKMMDKTTRHITVSTRELFAKMKALHASILAASRAAAAGNKERQECDVGTSLCPKCAQSTRSADKEQQTATVGKKEATAQTEPWRRLSQPNWPELPAPVPAPKPAGATQQGSEKGPRKPRKKTQGAHAEPAEAHTATRILENPAKPTGEWRVVAKKPRAARRGRPDAVIVQANGKSYSEVLAMVTRRDDKQLSDLGACVSKVRRTNNGNLLLEVAKGSAESAEEMKESIERVLGDSATVRASTEDTKVLVLEVRNIDSITSKKEVCAAIAGQFNFEAERVRVRSMRSGRAETQLAVVSLPVPLGKAVLQRGEVRIGWSTCRIRERTGPPRCFRCLETGHIAIHCKNPVDRSVCCIKCGEMGHKAADCSKEPSCLLAAQDLLLQTVSEVAADVAILSEPYKAREGGAWAKDRSGKAALWLYGDGQRRMSNILSADGFVRAEVSGFCIYSCYLAPSLPLDAFSRILDNLCSDMRGRAKVVVGGDFNAWALEWGSVSTNARGRAVMEAFASTDVVLLSDGMRHTFARAGAASIIDLTFVSSAISHDANWEVSDAYTGSDHEAILCTVGAPEGNTRTLPRPRRAYRPDTLRTQAFANALDGLSAEALGEANEAANQIAAALEHACDQSMRLRGTCRRNQRPTFWWSDEIADLRSKCLHARRQMTRARGSSRLVECSEAYKSARRALKLAIREAKRECFLRLCDEAENDPWGGAYRLVVKGLKAGSTAPSDPEALDSIALFPRGAPVVLTQSSAERHPNVDCEVSEGEVIRTGRSVRPKKAPGPDAVPNRALKLAIALHPKEPICLTDTTGKVFEKVIAARLNAAIERAGGLSPSQFGFRKGRSTLDAIEMVKEIAETAIAGTRWKGGSKNYCLVITLDIRNAFNTADWNRTLESLAALNIPGYLMEIARSYFSERVLIVDTDVGSRAYEVSAGVP from the exons CGCTGGAACCCCTAGAAGATGGGCGGAGCCCTGGGTCAAGCTCTACGCCGCCCCCAAGAGGACGCGGGATCCTGCGAGCCCGACCAGCTCGCAAAGAACTACGCCGGCCAAGAAGAGCAAGGCGTCAGAGGAGGCAGCCAGCCTGCAGGATCTCCAGGAGCTGGGAAAGCTGCTGCAGGAAGTCTCCACGAAGATGATGGATAAGACGACGCGCCACATAACCGTCTCCACGAGGGAGCTGTTTGCCAAAATGAAGGCGCTACATGCGAGCATTCTGGCGGCGAGCAGAGCGGCAGCCGCGGGTAACAAAGAAAGGCAGGAGTGCGACGTCGGGACCAGTCTGTGCCCAAAATGCGCCCAGAGCACACGCAGCGccgacaaggagcagcagacAGCGACCGTCGGGAAGAAGGAGGCTACAGCCCAAACAGAGCCCTGGCGTAGGCTTAGTCAGCCAAACTGGCCGGAACTACCGGCGCCTGTGCCTGCCCCTAAACCAGCCGGCGCAACGCAGCAGGGAAGTGAGAAGGGGCCCAGGAAGCCCCGAAAAAAGACTCAAGGAGCCCACGCAGAGCCCGCGGAGGCACACACCGCCACCCGGATCCTCGAGAACCCCGCAAAGCCCACCGGTGAATGGAGGGTAGTCGCCAAGAAGCCGAGGGCAGCGCGCCGTGGACGACCCGATGCTGTCATCGTGCAAGCAAACGGAAAGTCTTACAGCGAGGTACTAGCCATGGTGACCAGGAGGGACGACAAGCAGTTGTCGGACCTGGGCGCCTGCGTCTCAAAGGTTCGGCGCAccaacaacggcaacctgcTCCTAGAGGTGGCAAAAGGGAGTGCTGAGAGCGCCGAGGAGATGAAGGAGAGCATCGAGAGGGTGCTCGGGGACTCCGCGACTGTGCGTGCGTCGACGGAGGACACAAAAGTGCTGGTTCTGGAGGTACGGAACATCGACTCCATCACCTCGAAGAAGGAGGTCTGCGCCGCTATTGCCGGCCAGTTCAACTTCGAGGCAGAACGGGTGAGAGTCCGGAGCATGCGCAGTGGCCGCGCAGAGACGCAGCTGGCGGTGGTCAGCCTGCCCGTCCCATTGGGCAAGGCAGTCCTTCAGCGCGGAGAGGTGCGAATCGGATGGTCAACCTGTAGGATCCGCGAAAGAACCGGCCCACCGAGGTGCTTCAGGTGCCTGGAAACCGGGCACATTGCGATCCACTGCAAGAACCCGGTGGATAGGAGCGTCTGTTGCATCAAATGCGGAGAGATGGGACACAAGGCGGCCGATTGTTCCAAGGAGCCATCGTGTTTACT AGCGGCGCAGGACCTGCTTCTGCAGACGGTGAGCGAGGTAGCGGCGGACGTCGCCATACTTAGCGAACCATATAAGGCGAGGGAGGGAGGAGCATGGGCGAAGGACCGCTCCGGCAAGGCGGCCCTTTGGCTCTATGGCGACGGACAGCGGCGGATGTCCAACATCCTTTCAGCCGATGGGTTTGTGCGGGCGGAAGTCAGCGGCTTCTGCATTTACAGCTGCTATTTGGCCCCCAGTCTCCCGCTGGATGCATTCAGCAGGATCTTAGACAACCTATGCAGCGACATGCGTGGCAGGGCAAAGGTTGTAGTCGGAGGCgatttcaacgcctgggccctCGAGTGGGGATCCGTCTCCACTAACGCCAGGGGACGCGCGGTGATGGAGGCATTTGCCTCGACGGACGTAGTCCTCCTCAGCGACGGGATGAGGCACACGTTTGCCAGAGCAGGAGCCGCCTCAATAATCGACCTGACCTTCGTGAGCAGCGCAATTTCCCACGACGCTAACTGGGAAGTCAGCGACGCTTACACCGGGAGCGACCACGAGGCGATCCTATGCACCGTGGGTGCGCCGGAGGGGAACACACGCACACTGCCGCGGCCCAGGAGAGCCTACCGGCCGGACACGCTGCGCACCCAGGCATTCGCCAACGCGCTGGACGGCTTGTCAGCCGAGGCGCTGGGTGAAGCCAACGAGGCTGCAAACCAGATCGCAGCAGCCCTGGAGCATGCCTGCGACCAGAGCATGCGGCTGAGAGGGACATGTCGGAGGAATCAAAGGCCAACGTTCTGGTGGAGCGACGAGATAGCCGATCTCCGGTCCAAGTGCCTCCATGCTCGGAGGCAAATGACCCGTGCACGTGGCTCCTCTCGACTGGTCGAGTGCAGCGAAGCCTACAAGTCGGCCAGGAGGGCCCTAAAATTGGCCATAAGGGAGGCAAAGAGAGAGTGCTTTCTGCGGCTCTGCGACGAGGCGGAAAACGACCCCTGGGGCGGTGCCTACAGATTGGTGGTCAAAGGGCTGAAAGCAGGCAGCACGGCTCCTTCGGACCCGGAAGCCCTGGACTCCATA GCACTGTTCCCGAGGGGAGCCCCGGTGGTGTTGACGCAGTCCAGTGCGGAGCGCCACCCCAACGTCGACTGTGAGGTCTCCGAGGGCGAGGTGATCCGGACGGGAAGGAGCGTTCGCCCCAAAAAGGCGCCTGGGCCGGACGCAGTACCCAACAGGGCCCTGAAGCTGGCTATCGCGCTTCACCCAAAGGA GCCTATCTGCCTTACCGACACCACTGGCAAGGTGTTCGAGAAGGTGATAGCAGCAAGGTTAAATGCCGCCATCGAGAGGGCAGGGGGCCTCTCTCCTAGCCAGTTTGGCTTTAGGAAGGGGAGGTCAACTCTGGACGCGATCGAGATGGTGAAGGAGATAGCGGAAACGGCGATCGCGGGAACGAGGTGGAAAGGCGGCTCCAAAAATTACTGCCTAGTGATAACGCTGGACATAAGGAACGCCTTTAACACTGCCGACTGGAATCGGACGCTGGAGTCCCTCGCCGCCCTGAACATCCCAGGGTACCTAATGGAGATAGCGAGGAGCTATTTCAGCGAGAGGGTGCTCATTGTGGACACGGATGTGGGTTCCAGAGCATATgaagtctcagccggagtcccttAG